A window of the Cystobacter fuscus genome harbors these coding sequences:
- the gspC gene encoding type II secretion system protein GspC produces MNLLLRRAFPALCLLCVACACLMLASALNSLVDTWLQAPPPDPDAVVRKASPRREELPTPLALVPLRRYLGLPEKLRQKVIPSDPEAVATRTDMRLLGTMRGASPLHTFASVLESPTQRTRSLWLGGEWQGARVVAIDRTRVLLSRDGRLEAIESRSAIALDAPAAPALLAPPSSIRQVSPGGYEISRQEVADTLANLNQVAMQARVVPTFQDGVAKGFKLFSVRSDSLFTRLGLRNGDVLRRINGLSLTSMEQALEAFTRLRDAPHIDLELERDGQVQHLTYTVRG; encoded by the coding sequence ATGAACCTCCTGCTCCGCCGTGCCTTTCCCGCCCTCTGCCTGCTGTGCGTGGCCTGCGCGTGCCTGATGCTCGCCTCCGCGCTGAACTCCCTCGTGGACACCTGGCTGCAAGCCCCGCCCCCCGACCCGGACGCGGTGGTCCGCAAGGCTTCTCCACGCCGGGAAGAGCTGCCCACACCCCTGGCCCTCGTACCACTGCGTCGCTACCTCGGACTTCCGGAGAAGCTGCGCCAGAAGGTCATCCCCTCCGACCCGGAGGCCGTGGCCACGCGCACGGATATGCGGCTGCTGGGCACGATGCGCGGCGCCTCTCCCCTCCACACCTTCGCCTCCGTGCTCGAGTCTCCCACCCAGCGCACGCGCTCGTTGTGGCTCGGCGGGGAGTGGCAGGGAGCACGGGTGGTCGCCATCGATCGCACCCGGGTCCTGCTGTCACGCGACGGACGGCTCGAGGCCATCGAGTCCCGGTCGGCCATCGCCCTCGACGCCCCGGCCGCTCCCGCCCTCCTGGCGCCACCCTCGTCCATCCGGCAGGTGAGTCCCGGCGGCTACGAGATTTCCCGACAGGAAGTGGCCGACACCCTCGCCAACCTCAACCAGGTCGCCATGCAGGCCCGGGTGGTCCCCACCTTCCAGGATGGCGTGGCCAAGGGCTTCAAGCTCTTCTCCGTCCGCTCGGATTCCCTCTTCACACGGCTCGGGCTGCGCAATGGGGACGTCCTGCGGCGCATCAATGGCCTGTCGCTGACCAGCATGGAGCAAGCGCTCGAGGCCTTCACGCGCCTGCGCGACGCCCCCCACATCGATCTCGAGTTGGAGCGGGACGGACAGGTACAGCACCTGACCTACACGGTCCGGGGCTGA
- a CDS encoding M15 family metallopeptidase gives MVGDLAGAEPSVPVAPATDSPPRALACLAKWYPVEPVKVEGVWHLKLGAATYPWDDGKTKSFEEKLESPDLEDTFSIPYVPGSIHPVTRENEDPGRIRFEPLFHAAYGDSEAKVDVVGIDFLGQQLKVHRAVAPAFTRVAKRLDAVLKREPSLRPYLRGLGGTFVWRKIAHTQRQSAHSYGVSIDVNVKRSHYWEWAKPKEPVRWANQIPQALVDAFEAEGFIWGGRWYHYDTMHFEYRPELLDPTCR, from the coding sequence ATGGTGGGAGACCTTGCCGGGGCGGAGCCTTCCGTTCCCGTCGCCCCCGCGACTGACTCCCCTCCGCGCGCCCTGGCCTGTCTGGCGAAGTGGTACCCGGTGGAGCCGGTGAAGGTGGAGGGGGTGTGGCACCTCAAGCTCGGCGCGGCCACGTACCCCTGGGATGACGGGAAGACGAAGTCCTTCGAGGAGAAGCTGGAGTCCCCCGATCTGGAGGACACGTTCTCCATTCCCTATGTCCCCGGCTCCATCCATCCGGTGACGCGCGAGAACGAGGACCCCGGACGCATCCGCTTCGAGCCGCTCTTCCACGCGGCCTACGGAGACTCCGAGGCGAAGGTGGACGTGGTGGGCATCGACTTCCTGGGGCAGCAGTTGAAGGTGCACCGCGCGGTGGCGCCGGCCTTCACGCGCGTGGCGAAGCGGCTCGACGCGGTGTTGAAGCGGGAGCCGTCGCTGCGGCCGTACCTGCGCGGTCTGGGCGGCACCTTCGTGTGGCGGAAGATTGCCCATACCCAACGACAGAGCGCGCACTCCTATGGCGTGTCGATCGACGTGAACGTGAAGCGCTCGCACTACTGGGAATGGGCGAAGCCGAAGGAGCCGGTGCGCTGGGCCAATCAGATTCCCCAGGCACTCGTGGACGCCTTCGAGGCCGAGGGCTTCATCTGGGGCGGGCGCTGGTATCACTACGACACGATGCACTTCGAATACCGGCCGGAGTTGTTGGATCCCACGTGCCGGTGA
- a CDS encoding M20/M25/M40 family metallo-hydrolase: MKRLPLLLAPLVLLASASWAQSTPPAEKAAARSLEDSRLRAHIDFLASDLLEGRGPGTRGDALAQLYIATQFQLLGLEPVSAGQGYLQPFELVGMTGHPETMAFTGPSETLRLQFGEDFIAHSGQQSEQIELKDSELVFVGYGIQAPEFDWDDFKGVDVRGKTLLILNNDPEDDPSLFGGRARLRYGRWDYKYEQAAKVGAAGAILLHTTPSAGYPWQVVRTSWSGEQFELPSGDIPRLRMKGWTTEEATRRVLRLAGKDLDALRAAAQKRDFQPVPLGVKVSTRFANQVHRRPTANVLGMLPGSDPVLSKEVVLYTAHHDHLGIKQDAKPGEDAIYNGAVDNASGVAAMLEVARAFTSLPKRPARSILFAAVAAEEQGLLGSRYLAEHLPVPPGRVAANLNIDGLNIHGRTRDVTVIGLGKSSLDKPLIALVREQGRVVKPDQLPDRGFFYRSDQFNFAKLGIPAAYFSSGLDFIGRPAGWGRERREKWEARHYHQPSDEVGPEWDLSGALEDVRLFFLLGAHVARTREPPRWNPGDEFEVARRRSLEALESQ, encoded by the coding sequence ATGAAGCGATTGCCGTTGCTCCTCGCCCCCCTGGTGCTCCTCGCCTCCGCGTCCTGGGCCCAGTCCACGCCCCCCGCGGAGAAGGCCGCGGCCCGGTCCCTGGAGGATTCCCGGCTGCGCGCCCATATCGACTTCCTGGCCTCGGATCTGCTCGAGGGCCGGGGGCCGGGCACTCGAGGCGATGCCCTGGCCCAGCTCTACATCGCGACGCAGTTCCAGTTGCTCGGGCTCGAGCCCGTGTCCGCAGGGCAGGGCTACCTCCAGCCCTTCGAGCTGGTGGGCATGACGGGACATCCCGAGACGATGGCCTTCACCGGCCCCTCGGAGACGCTGCGGCTCCAGTTCGGCGAGGACTTCATCGCCCACTCCGGGCAGCAGTCCGAGCAGATCGAGCTGAAGGACTCGGAGCTGGTCTTCGTGGGCTACGGCATCCAGGCGCCGGAGTTCGACTGGGATGACTTCAAGGGCGTGGACGTGCGGGGCAAGACGCTGCTCATCCTGAACAACGATCCCGAGGATGACCCCTCGCTCTTCGGGGGAAGGGCGCGGCTGCGGTACGGCCGGTGGGACTACAAGTACGAGCAGGCGGCGAAGGTGGGCGCGGCGGGGGCGATCCTCCTGCACACGACGCCGAGCGCGGGCTACCCCTGGCAGGTGGTGCGCACCTCCTGGTCGGGCGAGCAGTTCGAGCTCCCATCGGGAGACATCCCACGCCTGCGGATGAAGGGCTGGACGACGGAAGAGGCCACGCGCCGGGTGCTGCGCCTGGCGGGCAAGGACCTGGACGCGCTGCGCGCGGCGGCCCAGAAGCGCGACTTCCAGCCCGTGCCACTGGGAGTGAAGGTGTCCACGCGCTTCGCGAACCAGGTGCACCGCCGTCCCACGGCGAACGTGCTGGGCATGCTGCCCGGGAGCGATCCGGTGCTGTCCAAGGAGGTGGTGCTCTACACGGCGCACCATGATCACCTGGGCATCAAGCAGGACGCGAAGCCGGGCGAGGACGCCATCTACAACGGAGCGGTGGACAACGCCTCCGGCGTGGCGGCGATGCTGGAGGTGGCGCGGGCCTTCACCTCGCTGCCCAAGCGTCCCGCGCGCTCCATCCTCTTCGCCGCGGTGGCCGCCGAGGAGCAGGGCCTGTTGGGCTCGCGCTATCTCGCCGAGCACCTGCCGGTGCCGCCCGGGCGCGTGGCGGCCAACCTCAACATCGACGGGCTCAACATCCATGGGCGCACCCGGGACGTGACGGTCATCGGCCTGGGCAAGTCCTCGCTGGACAAGCCCCTCATCGCGCTGGTGCGGGAGCAGGGCAGGGTGGTGAAGCCGGACCAGTTGCCGGACCGGGGTTTCTTCTACCGCTCGGATCAGTTCAACTTCGCGAAGCTGGGAATCCCCGCCGCCTATTTCAGCAGTGGTCTGGACTTCATCGGCCGCCCGGCGGGCTGGGGGCGGGAGCGCCGGGAGAAGTGGGAGGCCAGGCACTATCATCAGCCCTCGGACGAGGTGGGCCCGGAATGGGACCTGTCCGGCGCGCTGGAGGACGTGCGCTTGTTCTTCCTGCTGGGGGCCCATGTCGCCCGTACCCGGGAGCCTCCGCGCTGGAATCCGGGCGACGAATTCGAGGTGGCCCGCCGCCGGTCGCTCGAGGCCCTGGAGTCCCAGTGA
- the uvrB gene encoding excinuclease ABC subunit UvrB translates to MPEFQIVSDYKPQGDQPRAIGELTEGVLRGDRYQTLLGVTGSGKTFTMANLIANVKRPTLLIAHNKLLAAQLYGEYKALFPHNAVEYFVSYFDYYQPEAYIPTSDTFIEKDSSVNDEIERMRHSATHSLRTRDDVLIVASVSCIYGLGTARSYVDLAVTVNVGAELGRDSFIRRLVESQYERNDLDFHRGTFRVRGDTVEVFPAYEEERAVRVSFFGDEVEKITEFDPLRGVTLGALDKVVVFPASHYVTEADTRKNALLTIRDELGARLQELQRAGKLLEAQRLEQRTIYDLEMIEQIGYCNGIENYSRHFSGRRTGEPPPCLIDYFPRNMLVLIDESHQTVPQIGAMYRGDRARKETLVEHGFRLPSALDNRPLKFTEFEEMVQQAVFVSATPAEYELQKSKGVVVEQIIRPTGLTDPEVEVRPARNQVDDVLEEVRQRVTKNERVLVTTLTKRMAEDLTEYLTEVGVKVRYLHSDIGAIERTAIIRDLRKGEFDVLVGINLLREGLDIPEVSLVAIFDADKEGFLRSHVSLIQTIGRAARNLNGHVIMYADAVTDSMRVALEETNRRREVQRAYNAEHGITPKAVKSNILDLSEHLYDGDPTALPMAADSANDVLEPKEIKNLIAQTTKDMQHYADEMEFEKAAAMRDRLLILKDMDLGLKAPSRALLNAPAKGDDEPKAGTPGGRKGKGYKRASGSSRDKGGGPPHGKTGIGPRKSR, encoded by the coding sequence ATGCCTGAATTCCAGATCGTCAGCGACTACAAGCCCCAGGGCGATCAACCGCGTGCCATCGGTGAACTCACCGAGGGAGTGCTGCGGGGAGATCGCTACCAGACGCTGCTGGGCGTCACCGGCTCGGGCAAGACCTTCACCATGGCGAACCTCATCGCCAACGTGAAGCGCCCCACGCTGCTCATCGCGCACAACAAGCTGCTCGCCGCCCAGCTCTACGGGGAATACAAGGCGCTCTTCCCCCACAACGCCGTCGAGTACTTCGTCTCGTACTTCGACTACTACCAGCCCGAGGCGTACATCCCCACCTCGGACACCTTCATCGAGAAGGACTCGTCGGTGAACGACGAGATCGAGCGCATGCGCCACTCGGCCACGCACTCGCTGCGCACGCGCGACGACGTGCTCATCGTGGCGAGCGTGTCGTGCATCTACGGCCTCGGTACGGCGCGCTCGTACGTGGACCTGGCGGTGACGGTGAACGTCGGCGCGGAGCTGGGCCGGGACTCCTTCATCCGCCGGTTGGTGGAGAGCCAGTACGAGCGAAATGATCTCGACTTCCACCGCGGGACGTTCCGGGTCCGGGGCGACACGGTGGAGGTGTTCCCCGCCTACGAGGAGGAGCGCGCGGTGCGCGTGAGCTTCTTCGGAGACGAGGTGGAGAAGATCACCGAGTTCGATCCGCTGCGCGGCGTGACGCTGGGCGCACTGGACAAGGTCGTCGTCTTCCCCGCGAGCCACTACGTCACCGAGGCGGACACGCGCAAGAACGCGCTGCTGACCATCCGCGACGAGCTGGGTGCGCGGCTCCAGGAACTCCAGCGCGCGGGCAAGCTGCTGGAGGCACAGCGGCTGGAGCAGCGCACGATATACGACCTCGAGATGATCGAGCAGATCGGGTACTGCAACGGCATCGAGAACTACTCGCGGCACTTCTCGGGGCGGCGGACCGGAGAGCCACCGCCGTGCCTCATCGACTACTTCCCGCGCAACATGTTGGTGCTCATCGACGAGAGCCACCAGACGGTGCCGCAGATTGGCGCCATGTACCGTGGGGATCGGGCGCGCAAGGAGACGCTGGTGGAGCACGGCTTCCGCCTGCCCAGTGCGCTGGACAACCGTCCGCTCAAGTTCACCGAGTTCGAGGAGATGGTGCAGCAGGCCGTCTTCGTGTCGGCGACGCCGGCCGAGTACGAGCTGCAGAAGTCCAAGGGCGTGGTGGTGGAGCAGATCATCCGTCCCACGGGCCTGACGGATCCCGAGGTGGAGGTGCGCCCGGCGCGCAACCAGGTGGATGACGTGCTGGAGGAGGTGCGCCAGCGCGTGACGAAGAACGAGCGCGTGCTGGTGACCACCCTCACCAAGCGCATGGCGGAGGACCTGACCGAGTACCTCACCGAGGTGGGCGTCAAGGTGCGCTACCTGCACTCGGACATCGGGGCCATCGAGCGCACGGCGATCATCCGCGACCTGCGCAAGGGCGAGTTCGACGTGCTGGTGGGCATCAACCTGCTGCGCGAGGGGCTCGACATCCCCGAGGTGTCGCTGGTGGCCATCTTCGACGCGGACAAGGAAGGCTTCCTGCGCAGCCACGTGTCGCTCATCCAGACCATTGGCCGCGCGGCGCGCAACCTGAATGGCCACGTCATCATGTACGCGGATGCCGTGACGGACTCGATGCGCGTCGCCCTCGAGGAGACCAACCGCCGCCGCGAGGTGCAGCGCGCCTACAACGCCGAGCACGGCATCACCCCCAAGGCGGTCAAGAGCAACATCCTCGATCTGTCCGAGCACCTCTACGATGGCGATCCCACGGCGCTGCCCATGGCGGCCGACTCGGCCAACGACGTGCTCGAGCCGAAGGAGATCAAGAACCTCATCGCGCAGACGACCAAGGACATGCAGCACTACGCGGACGAGATGGAGTTCGAGAAGGCCGCGGCGATGCGAGACCGGTTGTTGATCCTCAAGGACATGGACCTGGGGCTCAAGGCGCCGAGCCGCGCGCTGCTCAACGCTCCGGCGAAGGGGGACGACGAGCCCAAGGCGGGCACGCCGGGTGGACGCAAGGGGAAGGGCTACAAGCGCGCGAGCGGCTCCTCCCGGGACAAGGGCGGGGGACCGCCCCACGGCAAGACGGGAATCGGCCCGAGGAAGAGCCGCTAG